The sequence ATCGTCCCTCGACGTGAGGGGGCGAAGAGCCCGGTGGAGTTCGAATCCGCCGAGGGGATACAGGATCGCGCGCCCGATGACACGCTCGTGACGCAGATCGTCCCGCTCCAGTACGCGGACCTGAACGAGGTGCAGCGACTTGTTACCTCGCTCGGCGGCAGGGAGGTGAGCGTCGTCCCTTACCCCCCGACGAACACGCTCATCATCTCTGATGGCATCTCAAGCCTTGACCGGCTCATGAAGATCATCAAGGAGGTGGATATCCCCGGCCTGGAATCAACGATCACGGTGGTGCCGTGCCAGTACGCCGCGGCGAGCCTCCTCGCCGAGGAGGTTCTCTCGATCGTCACGCAGAAGGGCGCGGCGCCCGCCAGGGGCGCTGCGCCGCGCAGGCGTGGAAAGGCCCCCGCGCAACCGGCGGGGCCGGCGGGAGAGGAGGCCATCAAGCTGTTCGCGGATGAGCGGACGAACTCCCTCATCATCGTCGCGAGCCCCGAGGATACCGAGCGGGTCCTCGCCCTCGTGGAGGAACTCGATCGCCAGACGCCCGAGAGCAAGACGCGCGTCCGCGTGAAACGGCTCTCCTATTCCAACTCAGACGACGTGGCGAGCGTCCTCTCCTCTCTGACGGCGGCGAGGACCGGCGAGGGCATGCCCCCCGTCAGCGTCAGCAGCTACCCAGAGATCAACGCCCTGGTCATCGACGCCTCTCCCCAGGACTACGACCTCCTCACGCGCATCATCGAAGATCTCGACATTCCGAGAGACCAGGTGATGGTGGAGGTCATCGTCACCGAGGTCGATCTCGGCAAGTCGCTCTCGGCGGAGTTCCAGGCGCAGGTGTTGAAGGGGATCAACTACACACCCGGCGAGAACGCCTCGGGCGGGCAGAGCTGGTCGGGAACCGAGTTCGGTACGTCGTCACTGAGGTCGCTGGTGCTGGACCAGGTGAAGAACAAGACAAACTATCCGCTGAGCGCCGGGTCGGGGCTCAACTACGGCTATATCTACGTCCCGGAGAGCGACAAGAACGCGATCGGGCCATTCTCGGTGTTGCTCAACGCGCTCGAGGCGGACACGGACATCAACGTCCTCGCAGCCCCGCAGGTGCTCACCTGTGACAACGAGGAGGTTTCTTTCAACGTGGCGGATAGGGTACCGATCCTCACCTCAACCCTGACGACCGGGTCGGGCACCACCGGGACCGACACCATCCAGCAGATAGACTACCGCGACGTCGGGACAAAAATCAAGCTCATCCCCCACATCAGCAAAGACCGGTTCGTGCGGCTCGAGGTCGACCAATCCATAGAGTCGCTCGTCGGCGTCTCTCTCGCGGATATCACGGGGCCGTTGACTCCCGCCACGCTCAAGCGGGAAACATCTACCGTTGTCACGGTCAAAGACGGCCACACGGTGGTGATCAGCGGCATGATCACCGATTCCTACACGACGCAGGAATCCAAGGTGCCTATCCTCGGTGATATCCCCCTCGTCGGCCTGCTCGCACGCTACCGCAAGAATTCGATTAGCAAGGTCAACCTGATGGTCTTTATCACCCCGCGCATCGTGAGGAATCCCACCGAGCTCGCGCTGGTGACCCAGAAGACGCGAGACCGGGGGGATGAGTTCCTCGAAGAGGCCCATGGCCGTCCGCCCCGCATGCTGGACCGCTTCATTGAGTCGGGCACCCAGGAACCGGTGAAAAAATTGCCGGCGGCGGGCGAGGCAGCGAAACCATACGGGGTAAAGAAGTAGCACACTGGTTTGAATCGTTTGAACAGTGTGAATCGCGCGACGCAGTGTGTCCTTCAAACGATCCGAACGGCTCAAGTAATTCACACCGTGCGCGTACGGCGCCGGGCGTCACCCGGCGGCCCGTATACGATACTCGAGGCACGACTCGATGGCAGCAGCGACCAAGAAGCTTATCGGGCAGATACTCCTCAAAAACGGAGCCCTGACGCCGGATCAGCTCGACGAGGGCCTCGCCAAGCAGGAGGATTCGAACAGGCGGATCGGCGAAATCCTCCTGGGGCTCGGCTACATCAAGGAAGACGACCTGCTGACTGCCTTGGAAGAGCAGTTCGGCCTCCCCTACCTCAAATCGCTCACCCCTGAGATGGTCGATCATGAACTCATCGCAAAGGTTCCGCGCAACTTCGCCCAGACGTACCAGATCATCCCCGTCAAACGGGACAACGACACGGTCACCGTCGCGACCGCCGACCCCCTGAACACGCAGCCCCTCGATGACATCGGCCTCCTCCTGGAGTGCGAGACCCGCACGGTGATTGCGAAGCCTTCAGAGATCACCAACGTCATCAACACGGTCTATGCGCACGCCGAAGGCGCCGCCGAGGAGCTCATCGAGGACATGGGGGCCGAGAAGGAGGCGGGGGGAGAGAAGGTGTTCGACCTCTCAGAGCAGATGGCCGAGGACCTGATGGACATCGACGACAAGGCCCCGGTGATCAAGCTTGTCAACCTGATGATTTTCCAGGCGGCACAATCGAGGGCGAGCGACATTCACATCGAGCCATACGAGAAGGAGCTCAAGGTGCGCTTCCGCATCGATGGGGTGCTCCACAACACGCTCACCTC comes from Candidatus Auribacterota bacterium and encodes:
- the gspD gene encoding type II secretion system secretin GspD, which codes for MKTGVRSLVWVSAVLLGAACAITSLCAQEEKEQPRSSPSSRRREAQKQRKYPSPVPPLEPARRATAAPRSARTETLKEPEGAPAAPSKKERAAEEATPPSGKEATGEKTAAQGPEQVSEEELISLELDNVEIKYVIKLISDLTGKDYILSDQVRGTVTVMSPTKIPVDELPKVLESLLEVRGLATVPSGDFIKIVPRREGAKSPVEFESAEGIQDRAPDDTLVTQIVPLQYADLNEVQRLVTSLGGREVSVVPYPPTNTLIISDGISSLDRLMKIIKEVDIPGLESTITVVPCQYAAASLLAEEVLSIVTQKGAAPARGAAPRRRGKAPAQPAGPAGEEAIKLFADERTNSLIIVASPEDTERVLALVEELDRQTPESKTRVRVKRLSYSNSDDVASVLSSLTAARTGEGMPPVSVSSYPEINALVIDASPQDYDLLTRIIEDLDIPRDQVMVEVIVTEVDLGKSLSAEFQAQVLKGINYTPGENASGGQSWSGTEFGTSSLRSLVLDQVKNKTNYPLSAGSGLNYGYIYVPESDKNAIGPFSVLLNALEADTDINVLAAPQVLTCDNEEVSFNVADRVPILTSTLTTGSGTTGTDTIQQIDYRDVGTKIKLIPHISKDRFVRLEVDQSIESLVGVSLADITGPLTPATLKRETSTVVTVKDGHTVVISGMITDSYTTQESKVPILGDIPLVGLLARYRKNSISKVNLMVFITPRIVRNPTELALVTQKTRDRGDEFLEEAHGRPPRMLDRFIESGTQEPVKKLPAAGEAAKPYGVKK